In the Phaseolus vulgaris cultivar G19833 chromosome 7, P. vulgaris v2.0, whole genome shotgun sequence genome, one interval contains:
- the LOC137828949 gene encoding transcription factor bHLH113 isoform X2, translated as MEPKDEFELHHFTAPTGTTFSQLLFGDDHDHHHHHDHHDATALPLPQDHSSYNHNNLSRSPLFSFHKPPKMLCFGNHQNQPHLSLPPTTVTPQKSVITSSDSSSASSSNYTNTGFNSLPKSTKKRNGLGQEPVTKVGVGGQRQTKKTKAENPTSTGHAKRKEKLGERIAALQQLVSPFGKTDTASVLHEAMGYIRFLHDQVQVLCSPYLQTLSSSDQHQHGDGENNEEEVKKELRSRGLCLIPVGCTVHVASSNGADFWSPGAIGKKVSPSSSKQ; from the exons ATGGAGCCCAAGGACGAATTTGAACTCCACCATTTCACTGCACCCACAGGGACCACTTTTTCTCAGTTACTATTCGGAGATGACCATGACCATCACCATCACCATGACCACCACGATGCCACTGCATTGCCTCTTCCTCAGGACCACTCCTCTTACAATCACAACAACCTTTCCCGGTCGCCACTTTTCTCCTTTCACAAGCCACCCAAAATGCTATGCTTTGGAAACCATCAAAACCAACCCCACCTTTCGCTTCCTCCCACCACCGTCACCCCTCAGAAATCTGTCATCACTTCCAGCGATTCCTCTTCTGCTTCCTCCTCCAACTACACCAACACCGGCTTCAATTCCCTACCCAAGTCCACT AAAAAGCGGAATGGGTTGGGACAAGAGCCAGTGACCAAGGTTGGTGTTGGAGGCCAAAGACAAACTAAGAAGACCAAAGCAGAGAACCCCACCTCAACCGGACATGCAAAG AGGAAGGAGAAGCTCGGGGAACGAATCGCAGCGTTACAACAGCTTGTTTCTCCCTTCGGCAAG ACAGATACAGCATCAGTGCTTCACGAGGCCATGGGCTATATAAGATTTCTTCATGACCAAGTTCAGGTCCTGTGCTCTCCTTACTTGCAAACTTTGTCTTCCTCAGACCAACACCAGCAC GGGGACGGAGAAAACAATGAAGAGGAAGTGAAGAAGGAGTTGAGGAGTAGGGGTCTGTGCTTGATCCCTGTGGGATGCACCGTACACGTGGCGAGTAGCAACGGTGCTGATTTCTGGTCACCTGGTGCAATAGGGAAGAAGGTTTCACCATCATCAAGCAAGCAGTGA
- the LOC137827815 gene encoding uncharacterized protein — protein sequence MDIWSWICELPNSVEWTESDSPLVFELASEEKDNSARSIHLKAERTSGSDSEAVVTFTVCLQGFHPHNAHKPLWVSEKCHLSSQNPFLPLLLQLLQEIISHSPNAHDSTCPRSQLQKLKPDPIAWIMDSHTPESLSTFFNLVFTMRLFWLCAFHAPPEAGSLYFHSLLTPTLETASSKLASILRTFFITVGVDTELCFMRTLGYIITKLHMIKELSTGLGLKTLLPSPRFSYATEAHGLWILKGYSPVMSMKLARSNAKKSQFCGIDAKESILRYALAHHQLEAHVQIEYSVGFRDGFIHVRARVDNIRLQVARLGFNQNDEVDFVEEKHFPSRVRVWVGPEIGATYCAGLSLGRSTENKESEVEVQKVVKGSLEKSQGSNVVASARSSRRTRSRSWRMDQEAEGNAAIFDVVLHDSGTGVEVGAWKGTSETGDAHVNGLRGRYVRGNRAFTKSGAVVIGGDEYGEEVGWRLSKEMEGSVLKWRIGGEFWLTYLPNQTQASYFETRYIEWCDEVDLPLIPGKTT from the coding sequence ATGGATATTTGGTCCTGGATATGCGAGCTCCCCAACTCGGTGGAGTGGACCGAGTCTGACTCGCCACTCGTCTTCGAACTGGCGAGTGAAGAGAAGGACAACTCAGCTCGTTCCATCCACCTGAAAGCTGAGAGAACCTCCGGCTCTGACTCAGAAGCGGTGGTCACCTTCACCGTATGCTTGCAAGGCTTTCACCCACACAACGCCCACAAGCCTCTCTGGGTCTCCGAAAAGTGCCACCTTTCATCACAAAACCCCTTCCTCCCTCTCCTCCTCCAACTGCTCCAAGAAATCATATCCCACTCACCCAATGCGCACGATAGCACCTGCCCCCGCTCCCAGCTCCAGAAACTCAAGCCCGACCCCATCGCATGGATCATGGACTCCCACACACCGGAGTCCCTCTCCACCTTCTTCAACCTCGTCTTCACCATGCGCCTCTTCTGGCTCTGCGCCTTCCACGCGCCCCCGGAAGCCGGCTCCCTCTACTTCCACTCCCTCCTCACTCCCACCCTCGAAACGGCCTCGTCCAAACTCGCCTCCATCCTCCGCACCTTCTTCATCACCGTCGGCGTCGACACCGAACTTTGCTTCATGCGCACCCTCGGTTACATCATAACAAAACTTCACATGATAAAAGAACTGAGCACCGGGCTAGGTTTAAAAACGCTTTTGCCTTCTCCCAGATTCTCCTACGCGACGGAGGCTCACGGTCTCTGGATTCTGAAGGGTTACTCCCCGGTGATGAGCATGAAACTAGCGCGAAGCAACGCTAAAAAAAGTCAATTCTGCGGCATCGACGCCAAGGAGTCAATTCTCCGTTACGCTCTGGCGCACCACCAACTTGAGGCACACGTGCAGATAGAGTACAGCGTTGGATTCCGCGACGGGTTCATCCACGTTCGTGCACGTGTGGACAACATACGCCTCCAGGTGGCGAGGTTAGGTTTCAACCAGAACGACGAGGTGGATTTCGTCGAGGAGAAGCACTTTCCGTCGCGGGTCCGGGTGTGGGTTGGCCCGGAGATCGGAGCTACTTACTGTGCTGGGCTGAGCCTGGGGCGGTCGACGGAGAACAAAGAGAGCGAAGTGGAAGTCCAGAAGGTTGTGAAAGGTAGTTTGGAGAAGTCGCAGGGCTCTAACGTGGTAGCGTCGGCGAGGTCGTCGAGGAGGACGCGGAGTAGGAGTTGGAGAATGGACCAAGAGGCGGAAGGCAACGCAGCCATATTCGACGTGGTTTTGCATGATAGTGGTACGGGTGTGGAAGTGGGGGCGTGGAAGGGCACAAGTGAAACGGGTGATGCGCATGTTAATGGACTGAGAGGGCGATATGTGAGGGGAAATAGAGCGTTTACTAAAAGCGGAGCGGTGGTTATCGGCGGCGATGAATATGGAGAAGAAGTTGGGTGGAGGCTGAGCAAAGAGATGGAAGGGAGTGTGTTGAAGTGGAGAATTGGCGGCGAGTTTTGGCTTACTTATTTGCCGAACCAAACACAGGCTTCTTATTTTGAAACTAGGTATATTGAGTGGTGTGATGAAGTTGACTTGCCTCTTATTCCTGGGAAAACAACTTAG
- the LOC137828949 gene encoding transcription factor bHLH113 isoform X1, protein MEPKDEFELHHFTAPTGTTFSQLLFGDDHDHHHHHDHHDATALPLPQDHSSYNHNNLSRSPLFSFHKPPKMLCFGNHQNQPHLSLPPTTVTPQKSVITSSDSSSASSSNYTNTGFNSLPKSTSLQKKRNGLGQEPVTKVGVGGQRQTKKTKAENPTSTGHAKRKEKLGERIAALQQLVSPFGKTDTASVLHEAMGYIRFLHDQVQVLCSPYLQTLSSSDQHQHGDGENNEEEVKKELRSRGLCLIPVGCTVHVASSNGADFWSPGAIGKKVSPSSSKQ, encoded by the exons ATGGAGCCCAAGGACGAATTTGAACTCCACCATTTCACTGCACCCACAGGGACCACTTTTTCTCAGTTACTATTCGGAGATGACCATGACCATCACCATCACCATGACCACCACGATGCCACTGCATTGCCTCTTCCTCAGGACCACTCCTCTTACAATCACAACAACCTTTCCCGGTCGCCACTTTTCTCCTTTCACAAGCCACCCAAAATGCTATGCTTTGGAAACCATCAAAACCAACCCCACCTTTCGCTTCCTCCCACCACCGTCACCCCTCAGAAATCTGTCATCACTTCCAGCGATTCCTCTTCTGCTTCCTCCTCCAACTACACCAACACCGGCTTCAATTCCCTACCCAAGTCCACT AGTTTGCAGAAAAAGCGGAATGGGTTGGGACAAGAGCCAGTGACCAAGGTTGGTGTTGGAGGCCAAAGACAAACTAAGAAGACCAAAGCAGAGAACCCCACCTCAACCGGACATGCAAAG AGGAAGGAGAAGCTCGGGGAACGAATCGCAGCGTTACAACAGCTTGTTTCTCCCTTCGGCAAG ACAGATACAGCATCAGTGCTTCACGAGGCCATGGGCTATATAAGATTTCTTCATGACCAAGTTCAGGTCCTGTGCTCTCCTTACTTGCAAACTTTGTCTTCCTCAGACCAACACCAGCAC GGGGACGGAGAAAACAATGAAGAGGAAGTGAAGAAGGAGTTGAGGAGTAGGGGTCTGTGCTTGATCCCTGTGGGATGCACCGTACACGTGGCGAGTAGCAACGGTGCTGATTTCTGGTCACCTGGTGCAATAGGGAAGAAGGTTTCACCATCATCAAGCAAGCAGTGA